AAAGATGTTGCCGAAAACGCAGCAAATAAAGCAGGAGATGCAGCGAAAGGTGCTGCTAATGTTGCAAAGGACGCAGCTGGTGAAGCTGCGAATGCTGCTAGTGGTGCGGCTAGTTCAGCGGCTAGTCTTGCGAAAGATGCGGCTAGTGATGTTGCAAATGCAGCTGGCGATGCAGCAAAAGGAGCGGCAGGTAAAGCAGTAGAAGCAGCGAATGTTGCAAAAGACGCAGCTGGTGAGGCTGCAAACACTGCAACTGATGCAGCTAAAGGTGCTGCAAGTGCTGCCGCTGGAGCAGCTGATTCTGCGGCAAGTAAGGCTAAAAATGTAGCTAGCAGTGCAGCAGACAAAGCAGAAGGTGCTTTTAATAGTGCAAAAAATGCCGCTTCTGAAGCAATGGACAAAGCTGGTGATCTTGCTGATGATTTAAAAGAAGATGCTTCTGAAGCATTTGATGATGCTAAGGCAAAAGCTAAAGATCTAGCAGAAGACGCTGAAGAGGCTTTTGACAAAGCGAAAGCAAAGGCTAAAGAATTAATGAACGACAAGAAAGTTCAAGAATTCAAGGCTGAAGCAAGCGAGAAATTTGATGACATGAAAGAAGATGCTGAAGAGGCTATCCAGAAAGCTAAAGCTAAAGCTTCAGAATTATCTGAAGATGCAGAGGAAGCTGTTCAAGAAGTTGCTAAAAAAGCAAAAGGATTTTGGAGTAAATTGTTTGGCGGTAAGTAATACTTCCGATTAAAAATACAAAAGGTCAGCTACTTTCGAGTAGCTGACCTTTTTTTTATGCTGTTCCTTTTGTAATAAAGATTCTAAATATTTTATTCAAAAACCACTTTTCGAGAAATCCCATCATCTCCTTGTGATACTATTACAAAATAAGTGCCTACAGGAGCAACGTCTAAACTAACCTGTCCTGCGAAATCTCCTTTAAAAGCCTCAAAGCTTTCTTTTCCTACTACTGTTCCTTTTGTGTCCAAAATTGTAATAGTAACGTCGCCCTCCTTAGGAGCATAAAATCTCACATTTACTTCGTTTGTTGCAGGTCTATTGGGAAAAACATCTAAAGATTGAATACTTGCATTTGCATCCGTTATAAAAATGCCATCATTCCAAGTGTAAATTTTTGGAATTGCTCTTTGTATTTTTCTTGGCAAATCCTCAGCAAGAACTCTCATTTGCTCGCTAAAATGCTCCGAGTTAAATTCGTCAGTATCAAAATCGAAGTCAAAATCCATATCTGACCCTTTTCTACCTTTCTTATGGCGATATACCCTCACATCTGAATTATCACCATCGCCAAAAGAAAACCTATCTTCATCATCAATATCGCTATTTTCTTGATCTTCTCTGATCACAATTTTCATTCTTTTAGAAGAAGAAATATCTTTCATTGCCTCTTTCTGAATATCTTCAATAATGGCGTCCTTTTCCTCTTCGCTCATTCCCTTGGTATCGATTTCTCGTTCAACCACTTTCTTTTTTCCATTGCTATCGTAAGTTTCAATTCTCACCTTCACCCTTTCTTTAGTCTCTTCTTGAGCTAAAATTATCAAAGGCGTACAAAAAAGTGCGAGAATACAAATGAGGGGTAGTTTTATGTTTTTCATAATAGTATTGTTTGGTGATTACATTTTAAATCATTCAAAACTAAGCAATTACAATGTTAACAAAACTTAAAAAAACTTAAACTCACAAAATTCAATAGCTATTTTATCCAAATACCTATTGTTGTGTAACCTGAATATCTATAGACTTTAAAGGTAAATCTGCCAACTTGGCAATAGGCACAATCATTGCACGTTGAACTAGTATGACATCCAAGATTCTCGCATATTCATTATCGTTATTACTTTTTACATCGGCCGCTGCAATGGCCACACCTCTTACTGTGGAAGGCAGCCAAGTTGAAATTGTCAATATAGAAACGTCTGCCAACAGTTTTTCGAAAGGAAAGAAAAAGAAAAATGGACGTTACAAAAAGAAGAAACGCGGTCTTTTTAAAAGATTATTCAAAAAAAGTGACTGCGATTGCCCTAAGCATTAATCAAATTCTCCCGTTTGGAGAACTCTTTAATCATTAATTAAGCAATATCGAGATTTCATCTCCCAACATTTTTGTATTTTCCTTAGATGGATGCTACTTTTGCGATGCAAAAAAAATAGCCTTTTTCTAAAAGGGCTTAACATCTAGACAAAGTAACTTAATGAGCGTACTGGTAAATAAAGATTCCAAAGTTATTGTACAAGGTTTTACAGGTTCCGAAGGAACATTTCATGCAGGTCAAATGATCGAGTATGGAACAAATGTAGTAGGTGGAGTAACGCCTGGAAAAGGTGGACAAACACATCTAGATAAGCCTGTTTTTAATACAGTAGAAGAAGCAGTTGCAAAAACTGGTGCAGATGTTTCTATCATATTTGTTCCACCTGGATTTGCTGCAGATGCCGTAATGGAAGCTGCCGATGCTGGAATAAAAGTAATCGTATGTATTACTGAAGGTATTCCTACAAAGGACATGATTACTGTAAAGTCTTACTTAAAAGGTAAAGACACTACTCTTATAGGACCAAATTGCCCAGGTGTAATCACGCCAGGTGAAGCAAAAGTAGGTATCATGCCAGGTTTTGTATTCAAAAAAGGAAGAATTGGTATTGTCTCTAAATCAGGAACATTAACTTACGAAGCTGCTGATCAAATTGTGAAAGCAGGTTTTGGTATTTCTACTGCAATTGGTATTGGCGGTGACCCTATCATTGGGACACCTACAAAGAATGCAGTAGAGTTATTGATGAACGATCCAGAAACGGATGCTATCGTAATGATTGGAGAAATTGGAGGAAGCTACGAAGCAGAAGCATCAAAGTATATTCTTGAAGCGGGTAACCCAAAACCAGTAGTTGGCTTTATTGCAGGACAAACAGCCCCTAAAGGAAAAAGAATGGGACACGCAGGAGCTATCATTGGTGGAGCAGATGATACTGCAGAAGCTAAAATGAAGATCATGGCAGAATGTGGAATCTATGTTGTAAAATCTCCTGCAGAAATAGGAGAAACAATGGTGAAAGCTTTGAGTAAGTAAGATTACTCAATCAATATTATACAAAAAGAGGCTGTCTCAAAAGGGCAGTCTCTTTTTTATAGATTTTTTTGTAACTTCAGTTATGAAAAAAGGAGTCAAAAAGAAGCCTGTATTTAAGGATTATGATCCTTATCAGCTATCCCTTCTTCCTCCATCGTTAAATGAATTAATTCCCGAAAATCACGTGGTTCGATTGGTACAAAGAATCATAGATGAGATAGATATTGATTCATTATTGCAGAAGTATTCTGGAGGCGGAAGTTCATCATTTCATCCACGAATGATGTTAAAAATTATTATTTACGGCTATATCAGCAATATTTATTCCTCTCGAAAAATAGAAGAAGCCGTCAGTTCAAACATTCACTTCATGTGGCTTGCTGGCATGCAGCGACCAGACCATAATACAATAAACCGATTTAGAACGGATAGATTGAAGTCGGTATTGAAAGAGGTTTTTGGTCAAGTCGTTTTACTGATGGCAGATCAAGGACTGGTAGATTTAAAGACGGTTTATGTGGATGGAACCAAAATAGAGGCCAATGCCAATAAATACACTTTTGTATGGGGCAAGTCTATAAAGCGGAATACAGAAAGGATAAAAGAACAGCTTAAAGACCTTTGGAACTATGCCGAAAAGGTAGCCTCCGAGGAGATGAAAGATAACTCGCCCACTATTTTTGAAAAGATAGATTCTCAAAAAGTAGAACAGACTATCGGGCAAATCAATCAAGCCTTAAAAGGCAAAGAAGTAGATCCGAAAGTGAAGCAAAAGCTGAATTATGCAAAGAACAATTGGCCAAAGAATCTAAAGAAATACGAAGTTCAGCAAAAGCTGATGGGTGATCGAAACTCCTATTCCAAGACAGATCCAGATGCCACTTTTATGCGAATGAAAGACGACCACATGCTCAATGGTCAGCTAAAAGCGGGCTACAACTGGCAGATAAGTACTTGTAATCAATGTATTCTAAACTACGACATCTACCAATATGCCAACGATGTATATACCTTACCACTCCACCTAGAAACCTTCAAAGAGCTCTATAAAAAATTACCAGAAGAAGTGGTGGCCGATGCCGGCTATGGCTCGGAAGAAAACTATCAATATTTAGAGAACAATGAACTTGAGGGCTATGTGAAATACAATTACTTCCATAAAGAGCAAAAAGCCAAAGGGAAGATAAAGCCTGAAGATGCCTTCAAGTCAGAGAACCTGTATTACGATTCGGAGAACGACTTTTTTATCTGTCCGATGGGTCAAAAAATGGAGAAAGTCTATGAAAAAACAGAGAAAAGAAAATCTGGATACCAACAACAAATAAGCTTTTATCAAGCAAAAAACTGTGACAATTGCCCATTGAAAGGAGCCTGCCACAAAGCCAAAGGAAATCGACTTGTCCAAGTCAATCACAATGCAAAAAGATTAAAAGACAAAGCACGACAAAAGCTACTAAGTCCAGAGGGAATAAAACATCGCTCCCAAAGGCCAGCAGATGTGGAAGCAGTCTTTGGAAACATCAAGCAAAACAAAAACTTCAGAAGATTTATGTTAAGAGGAAAAGAAAAAGTCCTCATCGAAACGGGCTTGCTCGCCCTTGCACACAATATCCAAAAAATGGCTTCATAAGGGCTATTTCGGCCTCATTTTAAACTCCCCGCACCAAAACCAGAAGAGATTGTCACAAGAATTACACTTTTATTCAAAAAAGAAGGCTGACCCACGTTTATAATGAGACAGCCTCTTTTTATGGCTTAATGTTATTAATTAGCAATTTAGTCTAAACCCTACGCCATGAACATTTTCGATTTTAACTTCTTCGCTTTGTCCTAGCATTTTTCTTAACCTCGTTATGAATACATCAAGGCTTCTTCCCAAAAAGTAATCATCTCTTCCCCATATTTCGGTAAGGATATCTTCCCTCTTTACAACTGCATTTCTTCGGTCACACAAGAATTTTAATACCTCAGCTTCACGATGTGTGAGTTTTGTTACTTCTTCGTCGAGCTGCAATTGCAATTCGCTATACCTAAATATAAAATCTCCAACCTCGTATTCGTTTTGCCCTTCCTCATCGTCTACAACTTTACTGCGACGGATAAATACTTTGATACGTAAAATAAGCTCTTCAATGCTAAAAGGCTTTGTGATATAATCATCTCCACCAATTTTCAACCCAGCAATTTTATCTTCCTGCATGGTTTTGGCAGTAAGGAAAATAATAGGTATTTGACTATTCTGGTCACGGATCTTTTCGGCCAAAGAAAATCCATCCAACTCAGGAAGCATGACATCTAACAAGCAAAGGTCAAACTTTTCTTTATTGAAATGCTTCAAAGCCTCCTTACCATCAGAATAATGTATGATTTCAAACCCCTCTTCCTCTAAGCTGTCTTTCGTAACATAACTTAGATTCCTGTCATCTTCAACGTATAAAATTTTGGCCATAATCCTTTCCTTAGTTTTGGGGTATTGTTATGATAAAATGGGTCCCAGTACCATATTCGCTTTCAACTTGAATGTCCCATTTATGTGCTTTTACAATCTGTTGGACATAATTAAGACCAAGCCCAAATCCTTTCACATTGTGCACGTTACCAGTGGGTACTCTATAAAACTTATTGAATATTTTCTTGATATGCTCTTGCGGTATTCCTATGCCATGGTCTTTAATATTTAACACAAGGTTATTACCATTATTCTCTGTCCACACATGGATTTTTGCCGGAGGTGCAGAGTACTTAATTGCATTTTCCACAAGATTGCGAACTACATTCATGATATGAACTTTGTCGCCATATATTGAGGTTCTGGTTGCTTTATAATCTATTTTGAGATTCTCACCCAATTCTACTTTTACAACCTCCAAAACTTCCTCTATAAGACTATGCAACTCTTGCAATTGCCAGTCAAGCTCGAGTTTCCCTCTACCCACTTTCGCAGTAGTAAGGACTGACTCTACTTGATTTTTAAGTCTTGTATTTTCCTGACGTATTATTTGAACGTATTTGGCAAGCCTTTCGGGTTGTTCCAAAATCTTGGGAGACTTAAGTACATCAGTCGCAACCCTGATCGTGGAGATTGGTGTTTGAAACTCATGAGTCATGTTATTGACAAAGTCCCTTTGAACCTCACTAAGCCTCTTTTGTCTCAAAATGATAAACATGGCATAGCCAAAAAATGCCATCACAATTAAGGTAATAATGGAAGACATTACCCAAAAATCCATTTTTTG
This portion of the Spirosomataceae bacterium TFI 002 genome encodes:
- a CDS encoding colicin import membrane protein: MSIGGDLINKAKDAANAAKDVAENAANKAGDAAKGAANVAKDAAGEAANAASGAASSAASLAKDAASDVANAAGDAAKGAAGKAVEAANVAKDAAGEAANTATDAAKGAASAAAGAADSAASKAKNVASSAADKAEGAFNSAKNAASEAMDKAGDLADDLKEDASEAFDDAKAKAKDLAEDAEEAFDKAKAKAKELMNDKKVQEFKAEASEKFDDMKEDAEEAIQKAKAKASELSEDAEEAVQEVAKKAKGFWSKLFGGK
- a CDS encoding Por secretion system C-terminal sorting domain-containing protein, with the translated sequence MKNIKLPLICILALFCTPLIILAQEETKERVKVRIETYDSNGKKKVVEREIDTKGMSEEEKDAIIEDIQKEAMKDISSSKRMKIVIREDQENSDIDDEDRFSFGDGDNSDVRVYRHKKGRKGSDMDFDFDFDTDEFNSEHFSEQMRVLAEDLPRKIQRAIPKIYTWNDGIFITDANASIQSLDVFPNRPATNEVNVRFYAPKEGDVTITILDTKGTVVGKESFEAFKGDFAGQVSLDVAPVGTYFVIVSQGDDGISRKVVFE
- a CDS encoding succinyl-CoA synthetase alpha subunit, whose protein sequence is MSVLVNKDSKVIVQGFTGSEGTFHAGQMIEYGTNVVGGVTPGKGGQTHLDKPVFNTVEEAVAKTGADVSIIFVPPGFAADAVMEAADAGIKVIVCITEGIPTKDMITVKSYLKGKDTTLIGPNCPGVITPGEAKVGIMPGFVFKKGRIGIVSKSGTLTYEAADQIVKAGFGISTAIGIGGDPIIGTPTKNAVELLMNDPETDAIVMIGEIGGSYEAEASKYILEAGNPKPVVGFIAGQTAPKGKRMGHAGAIIGGADDTAEAKMKIMAECGIYVVKSPAEIGETMVKALSK
- a CDS encoding Transposase codes for the protein MKKGVKKKPVFKDYDPYQLSLLPPSLNELIPENHVVRLVQRIIDEIDIDSLLQKYSGGGSSSFHPRMMLKIIIYGYISNIYSSRKIEEAVSSNIHFMWLAGMQRPDHNTINRFRTDRLKSVLKEVFGQVVLLMADQGLVDLKTVYVDGTKIEANANKYTFVWGKSIKRNTERIKEQLKDLWNYAEKVASEEMKDNSPTIFEKIDSQKVEQTIGQINQALKGKEVDPKVKQKLNYAKNNWPKNLKKYEVQQKLMGDRNSYSKTDPDATFMRMKDDHMLNGQLKAGYNWQISTCNQCILNYDIYQYANDVYTLPLHLETFKELYKKLPEEVVADAGYGSEENYQYLENNELEGYVKYNYFHKEQKAKGKIKPEDAFKSENLYYDSENDFFICPMGQKMEKVYEKTEKRKSGYQQQISFYQAKNCDNCPLKGACHKAKGNRLVQVNHNAKRLKDKARQKLLSPEGIKHRSQRPADVEAVFGNIKQNKNFRRFMLRGKEKVLIETGLLALAHNIQKMAS
- a CDS encoding DNA-binding response regulator, OmpR family, contains REC and winged-helix (wHTH) domain, which translates into the protein MAKILYVEDDRNLSYVTKDSLEEEGFEIIHYSDGKEALKHFNKEKFDLCLLDVMLPELDGFSLAEKIRDQNSQIPIIFLTAKTMQEDKIAGLKIGGDDYITKPFSIEELILRIKVFIRRSKVVDDEEGQNEYEVGDFIFRYSELQLQLDEEVTKLTHREAEVLKFLCDRRNAVVKREDILTEIWGRDDYFLGRSLDVFITRLRKMLGQSEEVKIENVHGVGFRLNC
- a CDS encoding two-component system, OmpR family, phosphate regulon sensor histidine kinase PhoR, which encodes MNRNTIRLIIILGIVAISGIIAIQAYWVKRAFDLEGQRFRQTAMVALSDVAKNISEVYGLAEIDNPVEQLASDYYVVNLRTPLDAEVLEHYLKLEFKKHDLNTDFEYGIYDCDTDKIRYGNYVNHDFETENVEIASLEKTDKFLNYFGVRFPQNEQFLIQKMDFWVMSSIITLIVMAFFGYAMFIILRQKRLSEVQRDFVNNMTHEFQTPISTIRVATDVLKSPKILEQPERLAKYVQIIRQENTRLKNQVESVLTTAKVGRGKLELDWQLQELHSLIEEVLEVVKVELGENLKIDYKATRTSIYGDKVHIMNVVRNLVENAIKYSAPPAKIHVWTENNGNNLVLNIKDHGIGIPQEHIKKIFNKFYRVPTGNVHNVKGFGLGLNYVQQIVKAHKWDIQVESEYGTGTHFIITIPQN